A region from the Nocardioides plantarum genome encodes:
- the gabT gene encoding 4-aminobutyrate--2-oxoglutarate transaminase, which yields MPSHAETVGGPQLPQERRIVTTIPGPESQALQARKVASVAQGVGTTLPVYVVAAGGGVVVDVDGNSLIDFGSGIAVTTVGNSNPRVAAAVAEQVAAFTHTCFMITPYEGYVRVAEALNRITPGDFEKKSVLFNSGAEAVENAVKIARQFTKRQAVVVVDHAYHGRTNLTMAMTAKSMPYKSGFGPFAGEVYRATASYPFRDGETDGVAAARRTIDEIEKQVGADNLAAFVVEPILGEGGFVVPARGFLPTIVEWCRAHGVVFVADEVQSGFARTGAMFAMEHEGVAPDLITTAKGIAGGLPLSAVTGRAEIMDAPHVGGLGGTYGGNPVACAAALAVIESIEEDGLIERAQVIERVMVERLTAIQAKDPRIGDLRGRGAMLAVELVTDGTTPDPDLTRAVASAAHQQGLIVLTCGTYGNVLRFLPPLSMPDHLLAEGLDILESVFASV from the coding sequence ATGCCGTCGCACGCAGAGACCGTCGGGGGCCCGCAGCTGCCCCAGGAGCGCCGGATCGTCACAACGATCCCCGGCCCTGAGTCGCAGGCGCTGCAGGCGCGCAAGGTCGCCAGCGTCGCGCAGGGCGTCGGCACGACGCTTCCCGTCTACGTCGTGGCCGCAGGCGGCGGGGTCGTCGTCGACGTCGACGGCAACTCGCTCATCGACTTCGGCTCGGGCATCGCGGTCACCACGGTCGGCAACAGCAACCCACGCGTCGCCGCGGCGGTCGCCGAGCAGGTCGCCGCCTTCACCCACACCTGCTTCATGATCACCCCCTACGAGGGCTACGTGCGGGTGGCCGAGGCCCTCAACCGCATCACCCCCGGCGACTTCGAGAAGAAGTCGGTCCTCTTCAACTCCGGTGCGGAGGCGGTCGAGAACGCCGTCAAGATCGCTCGGCAGTTCACTAAGCGCCAGGCGGTGGTGGTCGTCGACCACGCCTACCACGGACGCACCAACCTGACGATGGCGATGACCGCCAAGTCGATGCCGTACAAGAGCGGCTTCGGTCCCTTCGCGGGCGAGGTCTACCGCGCGACCGCGTCGTACCCCTTCCGCGACGGCGAGACCGACGGCGTCGCCGCTGCGAGGCGCACGATCGACGAGATCGAGAAGCAGGTCGGCGCCGACAACCTCGCGGCGTTCGTGGTCGAGCCGATCCTGGGCGAGGGCGGCTTCGTGGTGCCCGCCCGCGGCTTCCTGCCCACCATCGTCGAGTGGTGCCGCGCCCACGGCGTCGTCTTCGTGGCCGACGAGGTGCAGTCGGGCTTCGCGCGCACCGGCGCGATGTTCGCGATGGAGCACGAGGGGGTCGCCCCCGACCTCATCACCACCGCCAAGGGCATCGCCGGCGGACTGCCGCTGAGCGCCGTGACCGGTCGCGCGGAGATCATGGACGCGCCGCACGTCGGCGGTCTCGGGGGGACCTACGGCGGCAACCCGGTTGCCTGCGCCGCCGCCCTCGCGGTCATCGAGAGCATCGAGGAGGACGGCCTGATCGAGCGGGCGCAGGTGATCGAGCGGGTCATGGTCGAGCGCCTCACCGCGATCCAGGCCAAGGACCCGCGCATCGGCGACCTCCGCGGTCGCGGTGCGATGCTCGCCGTCGAGCTCGTCACCGACGGCACCACGCCCGATCCCGACCTGACCAGGGCGGTGGCATCGGCGGCTCACCAGCAGGGCCTGATCGTGCTGACCTGCGGCACCTATGGCAACGTCCTGCGCTTCCTGCCGCCGCTGTCGATGCCCGACCACCTGCTCGCCGAGGGCCTCGACATCCTGGAGTCGGTGTTCGCGTCGGTCTAG
- a CDS encoding helix-turn-helix domain-containing protein — protein sequence MGAVSVAQAAERLGVSVPRIHQRIADGSLVAERIGSQWVVDERSLLHVQERSKAGRPHSARSAWAVIAASEDDRDRMGVSGPAMSARARMQLKRLLEVAAEPVADEEVVRHLAVLLRSVFRNRAQRRLLRAAPADLVELRVDDRWAMLVDLGASGIASPDVEAYLGESDVDGVVRDYLLVEADRDANVVLHVLPDAQYPYPASRLRLAADLAEHRGPREEARAAELLHELAVEWKARER from the coding sequence ATGGGAGCAGTCAGCGTCGCACAGGCCGCGGAGCGGCTGGGCGTCAGCGTGCCCCGAATCCACCAACGCATCGCGGACGGCTCGCTGGTTGCCGAGCGGATCGGGTCCCAGTGGGTGGTCGACGAGCGTTCCCTCCTGCATGTCCAAGAGCGCAGCAAAGCGGGTCGCCCGCATTCGGCGCGTTCCGCATGGGCGGTCATCGCGGCGTCCGAGGACGACCGTGACCGGATGGGGGTCAGCGGGCCTGCGATGTCGGCACGGGCGCGGATGCAGTTGAAGCGCTTGCTCGAGGTGGCCGCGGAGCCCGTCGCCGATGAGGAAGTCGTCAGGCACCTTGCGGTGTTGCTCCGGTCGGTGTTCCGCAACCGGGCCCAGCGTCGACTGCTCCGTGCGGCGCCGGCCGATCTTGTTGAGCTCAGGGTCGATGACCGCTGGGCCATGCTCGTCGACCTGGGGGCGAGCGGCATCGCCTCGCCCGACGTCGAGGCGTACCTCGGCGAATCGGATGTGGATGGGGTCGTGAGGGACTACCTGTTGGTCGAGGCTGACAGGGATGCGAACGTCGTGCTGCACGTCCTCCCAGACGCGCAGTACCCGTATCCGGCCTCACGTCTTCGGCTCGCGGCGGACCTCGCCGAGCATCGCGGGCCGAGGGAGGAGGCTAGGGCAGCCGAGCTGCTGCACGAGCTGGCCGTCGAGTGGAAGGCACGCGAGCGATGA
- a CDS encoding class I SAM-dependent RNA methyltransferase, whose product MTRSGGRRPPRTARARTPRGESRVGTRFEVEVGPIAHGGFCVARHEGRAVFVRHALPGEQVVVVVTEGTEGDRFWRADAVEVLVPSAHRVVPPCPYAGPDACGGCDLQHVAVPHQRELKAAVVAEQLRRLAGLDLAVTVEAVPGDTPPGSGLGWRTRQRYAHLPDGRQAMRKHRSHDLVPVDHCLLESPDPAAHLVRDVSFDVAGDGFWQVHPGAPAILVEAVLAGLDPRPGESALDLYAGVGLFARFLADRVGDARRVTMVEGDRAASGHAAANVPGAPALAGDVATVLGRLPVEPVDLVVLDPPREGAKRAVVEQVVARTPRAVAYVACDPAALARDVATFAEHGYALASLRAFDLFPMTHHVECVAHLVKSDSDLR is encoded by the coding sequence GTGACGCGCTCCGGCGGACGGCGGCCCCCACGCACCGCCCGCGCCCGGACCCCGCGCGGGGAGTCCCGGGTCGGTACCCGCTTCGAGGTCGAGGTCGGGCCGATCGCCCACGGCGGGTTCTGCGTCGCGCGCCACGAGGGCCGGGCGGTCTTCGTGCGGCACGCGCTGCCGGGCGAGCAGGTGGTCGTCGTGGTCACCGAGGGCACCGAGGGCGACCGCTTCTGGCGGGCCGACGCCGTCGAGGTGCTGGTCCCCTCCGCGCACCGCGTCGTCCCGCCGTGCCCGTACGCCGGCCCCGACGCCTGCGGTGGCTGCGACCTCCAGCACGTCGCCGTACCCCACCAGCGCGAGCTCAAGGCCGCGGTCGTCGCCGAGCAGCTGCGTCGGCTCGCCGGGCTCGACCTGGCGGTGACGGTCGAGGCCGTGCCGGGGGACACCCCGCCGGGCAGCGGCCTCGGCTGGCGGACCCGGCAGCGCTACGCGCACCTGCCCGACGGGCGGCAGGCGATGCGCAAGCACCGCTCGCACGACCTGGTCCCGGTCGACCACTGCCTGCTCGAGTCGCCCGACCCGGCCGCCCACCTCGTGCGCGACGTCTCCTTCGACGTGGCTGGCGACGGGTTCTGGCAGGTGCACCCGGGGGCGCCCGCGATCCTGGTCGAGGCCGTGCTCGCCGGGCTCGACCCGCGGCCGGGGGAGTCGGCGCTCGACCTCTACGCCGGCGTCGGGCTGTTCGCGCGGTTCCTGGCCGACCGGGTCGGTGACGCGCGCCGCGTCACGATGGTCGAGGGCGACCGGGCGGCGTCCGGCCACGCCGCCGCCAACGTGCCCGGCGCCCCCGCCCTGGCCGGCGATGTCGCCACGGTCCTGGGCCGCCTGCCGGTCGAGCCGGTCGACCTCGTCGTCCTCGACCCGCCGCGCGAGGGCGCCAAGCGGGCGGTCGTCGAGCAGGTCGTGGCGCGCACCCCGCGGGCCGTGGCCTACGTCGCCTGCGACCCCGCGGCGCTGGCCCGCGACGTCGCGACCTTCGCCGAGCACGGCTACGCGCTGGCCTCGCTGCGTGCGTTCGACCTGTTCCCGATGACCCACCATGTGGAGTGCGTTGCGCACCTTGTGAAGAGCGACTCTGACCTGCGGTGA
- a CDS encoding APC family permease codes for MGVGDVSKRILLGRKLRSAQLGETLLPKRIALPIFASDALSSVAYAPDEVFIMLGLAGASAYVYSWKIGIAVAVVMIAVIASYRQTVHAYPSGGGDYEVATVNLGKAAGTTVASALLADYILTVAVSISSAAQYASAAIAPLQGHEALFGSAMVVLLASMNLRGIRESGGFFAVPTYAFMLAILGMCAFGFVQLAMGTLPEVESAHLTIEAAPGYEQPLTTIGLMFLLARAFSSGCAALTGVEAISNGVPAFQRPKSKNAATTLFLLGLIAISMILSVIVLARQMGLRYVDPNDHERLLINGAPVGDDYEQHAVIAQIARAVFTDFSPGFYFVITVTGIILVLAANTAFNGFPVLGSILAKDGYAPRALGSRGDRLAYSNGILFLAVMAIILIVAFDAETTKLIQLYVVGVFVSFNLSQLGMIRHWTRHLAAERDPGERRRMQRSRAINAIGLSFTAVVLVVVLVTKFLAGAWITIIAMFLFFALMRGIKGHYDKVALELEVDAGDNVMPTRVHAIVLVSKVHKPTLRALAFAKASRPNVLEAVYVATDAKDTNRLVDDWERRNLGVPLKLLHSPYRELVNPIVAYATEIRRANPRGVVAVYIPEYVVGRWWEQLLHNQTALRLKGRLLFTPGVMVTSVPYQLRSSQIAVEREERDTFRVRAGDLRRGQVDERPSPRSRGRRK; via the coding sequence GTGGGTGTCGGCGATGTCTCGAAGCGGATCCTGCTGGGACGCAAGCTTCGTAGCGCGCAGCTCGGCGAGACGCTGCTGCCCAAGCGCATCGCGCTGCCGATCTTCGCCAGTGACGCCCTGTCGTCGGTTGCCTACGCCCCCGACGAGGTCTTCATCATGCTCGGCCTGGCCGGGGCGTCGGCCTACGTCTACTCGTGGAAGATCGGCATCGCGGTGGCGGTGGTGATGATCGCGGTCATCGCGTCCTACCGCCAGACGGTCCACGCCTACCCGAGCGGCGGCGGCGACTACGAGGTCGCCACCGTCAACCTCGGCAAGGCCGCCGGTACGACGGTCGCGAGCGCCCTCCTGGCCGACTACATCCTCACCGTCGCGGTCTCGATCTCCTCCGCCGCGCAGTACGCCTCGGCGGCCATCGCCCCGCTGCAGGGGCATGAGGCGCTGTTCGGCTCGGCGATGGTGGTCCTGCTGGCGTCGATGAACCTGCGGGGCATCCGCGAGTCGGGGGGCTTCTTCGCCGTCCCGACCTACGCGTTCATGCTCGCCATCCTCGGCATGTGCGCCTTCGGCTTCGTCCAGCTCGCGATGGGAACCCTGCCCGAGGTCGAGAGCGCCCACCTGACGATCGAGGCGGCGCCCGGCTACGAGCAGCCCCTGACGACCATCGGGCTGATGTTCCTGCTGGCCCGGGCCTTCTCGTCGGGCTGTGCGGCGCTGACCGGGGTCGAGGCGATCTCCAACGGCGTGCCCGCCTTCCAGCGCCCCAAGAGCAAGAACGCCGCGACGACGCTGTTCCTGCTCGGCCTCATCGCCATCTCGATGATCCTCAGCGTGATCGTGCTGGCCCGCCAGATGGGCCTGCGCTACGTCGACCCCAACGACCACGAGCGGCTGCTGATCAACGGCGCGCCGGTGGGCGACGACTACGAGCAGCACGCGGTGATCGCCCAGATCGCGCGCGCCGTGTTCACCGACTTCAGCCCGGGCTTCTACTTCGTCATCACCGTCACCGGGATCATCCTGGTGCTGGCCGCCAACACCGCGTTCAACGGCTTCCCGGTGCTCGGCTCGATCCTGGCCAAGGACGGCTACGCCCCCCGGGCGCTCGGCTCGCGCGGCGACCGCCTCGCCTACTCCAACGGCATCCTCTTCCTGGCCGTCATGGCGATCATCCTGATCGTCGCCTTCGACGCCGAGACCACCAAGCTGATCCAGCTCTACGTCGTCGGGGTGTTCGTCTCCTTCAACCTCAGCCAGCTCGGCATGATCCGGCACTGGACCCGCCACCTGGCCGCCGAGCGCGACCCCGGCGAACGGCGCCGGATGCAGCGCTCGCGCGCCATCAACGCGATCGGCCTGTCCTTCACCGCGGTCGTCCTGGTCGTCGTGCTGGTCACCAAGTTCCTGGCCGGCGCGTGGATCACGATCATCGCGATGTTCTTGTTCTTCGCCCTGATGCGGGGCATCAAGGGCCACTACGACAAGGTCGCGCTCGAGCTCGAGGTCGACGCCGGCGACAACGTGATGCCGACCCGGGTGCACGCCATCGTGCTGGTCTCCAAGGTCCACAAGCCGACGCTGCGGGCGCTCGCGTTCGCCAAGGCCTCGCGTCCCAACGTGCTCGAGGCCGTCTACGTCGCGACCGACGCCAAGGACACCAACCGGCTGGTCGACGACTGGGAGCGCCGCAACCTCGGCGTGCCCCTCAAGCTGCTCCACTCGCCCTACCGCGAGCTGGTCAACCCGATCGTCGCCTACGCCACCGAGATCCGCCGGGCCAACCCGCGCGGCGTCGTGGCCGTCTACATCCCCGAGTACGTCGTCGGGCGCTGGTGGGAGCAGCTGCTCCACAACCAGACGGCCCTGCGGCTCAAGGGCCGGCTGCTGTTCACCCCCGGCGTCATGGTCACCTCCGTGCCCTACCAGCTGCGGTCCTCCCAAATCGCCGTCGAGCGCGAGGAGCGCGACACCTTCCGCGTCCGTGCCGGCGACCTGCGGCGCGGCCAGGTCGACGAGCGCCCGTCGCCACGCTCGCGCGGTCGGCGCAAGTGA
- a CDS encoding potassium channel family protein has translation MHVVIMGCGRVGSTLARSLEDRNHTVAVIDSEPDAFRRLGPGFNGDKVTGYGFDQQVLEKAGIKRADAFAAVSSGDNSNIIAARVAREQFGIQQVVARIYDPGRAEVYQRLGITTVATVKWTADQVLRRILPAGAEPDFRDPSGAIRVDHVPVPEVWVGQRTVDLQSQTGARIAWIDRLGEGMLPDRQTVIQENDLLHLVMREADAGHAFDVIKNGPEEQHG, from the coding sequence GTGCATGTCGTGATCATGGGTTGTGGCCGGGTCGGCTCGACCCTGGCGCGCAGTCTCGAGGACCGCAACCACACCGTCGCCGTCATCGACAGCGAGCCCGACGCGTTCCGGCGCCTGGGGCCGGGGTTCAACGGCGACAAGGTCACCGGCTACGGCTTCGACCAGCAGGTCCTCGAGAAGGCCGGCATCAAGCGCGCCGACGCCTTCGCGGCGGTCTCGAGCGGTGACAACTCCAACATCATCGCCGCGCGTGTCGCGCGCGAGCAGTTCGGCATCCAGCAGGTCGTCGCCCGGATCTACGACCCCGGCCGCGCCGAGGTCTACCAGCGCCTCGGCATCACCACCGTCGCGACGGTCAAGTGGACCGCCGACCAGGTGCTGCGCCGCATCCTGCCGGCCGGGGCCGAGCCCGACTTCCGCGACCCCAGCGGCGCGATCCGGGTCGACCACGTCCCCGTGCCCGAGGTGTGGGTGGGGCAGCGCACGGTCGACCTGCAGTCGCAGACCGGCGCCCGGATCGCCTGGATCGACCGCCTCGGCGAGGGCATGCTGCCCGACCGCCAGACCGTCATCCAGGAGAACGACCTGCTCCACCTGGTGATGCGCGAGGCCGACGCCGGGCACGCGTTCGACGTGATCAAGAACGGTCCCGAGGAGCAGCACGGATGA
- a CDS encoding potassium channel family protein, with amino-acid sequence MRVAIAGAGAVGRSIARELIGNGHEVLLIDKSPRSVMPERVPDAEWLLADSCEMSSLEEARLDKCDVVIAATGDDKVNLVTSLLAKTEFGVPRTVARVNHPNNEWLFTEAWGVDVNVSTPRIMSALVEEAVTVGDLVRLFTFRQGNANLVEMTLPADSPYVGKPTGLIPFPENCALVTILRDGQVYVPDPEQPVESGDELLFVVSADGEDELERMLAPSSHPS; translated from the coding sequence ATGAGGGTCGCCATCGCCGGAGCCGGTGCCGTGGGCCGCTCGATCGCCCGCGAGCTGATCGGCAACGGCCACGAGGTGCTGCTGATCGACAAGAGCCCGCGCTCGGTGATGCCCGAGCGCGTCCCCGACGCCGAGTGGCTGCTCGCCGACTCCTGCGAGATGTCCTCGCTCGAGGAGGCCCGGCTCGACAAGTGCGACGTCGTCATCGCCGCCACCGGCGACGACAAGGTCAACCTGGTCACCTCGCTGCTGGCCAAGACCGAGTTCGGCGTCCCCCGCACCGTGGCCCGGGTCAACCACCCCAACAACGAGTGGCTGTTCACCGAGGCGTGGGGCGTCGACGTCAACGTCTCCACCCCCCGCATCATGTCGGCGCTGGTCGAGGAGGCCGTCACCGTCGGTGACCTCGTACGCCTGTTCACCTTCCGCCAGGGCAACGCCAACCTGGTCGAGATGACCCTGCCCGCCGACTCGCCGTACGTCGGGAAGCCCACCGGCCTGATCCCGTTCCCCGAGAACTGCGCTCTGGTCACCATCCTGCGCGACGGTCAGGTCTACGTCCCCGACCCCGAGCAGCCGGTCGAGTCCGGCGACGAGCTGCTGTTCGTGGTCAGCGCCGACGGCGAGGACGAGCTCGAGCGGATGCTCGCGCCCTCCAGCCACCCGAGCTGA
- a CDS encoding DUF3159 domain-containing protein — protein sequence MSEPVEKPAATVETVEAMVRAQMSKALGGRRGMIEAAIPGLLFTAIWLPTKDLRLALIVSLASAGVALALRLLQRSTLQYVLNAVFSIGIGYLFVRLAARGGGSEDDQALAFFLPGILYSLAYTILLFGSVVARWPALGFMLGSVTGDPTAWHDEPQVVRLCGRLTLLLGAPGAVGVLLQGPVWLLGYQDVIGTGTAVAVIAGLRYGLGWPLRIASWSAMVWLLARNATPLESAAPDAPA from the coding sequence ATGAGCGAGCCGGTGGAGAAGCCCGCGGCGACGGTGGAGACCGTCGAGGCGATGGTGCGCGCCCAGATGTCCAAGGCGCTGGGCGGCAGGCGCGGCATGATCGAGGCCGCGATCCCCGGCCTGCTGTTCACCGCGATCTGGCTGCCGACCAAGGACCTCCGCCTCGCCCTGATCGTCAGCCTGGCGTCGGCCGGGGTCGCGCTGGCGCTGCGGCTGCTGCAGCGCTCGACCTTGCAGTACGTCCTCAACGCGGTCTTCTCCATCGGCATCGGCTACCTGTTCGTGCGCCTCGCCGCCCGAGGGGGCGGCTCGGAGGACGACCAGGCCCTCGCGTTCTTCCTGCCCGGCATCCTCTACAGCCTCGCCTACACGATCCTGCTGTTCGGCTCCGTCGTGGCGCGCTGGCCCGCGCTCGGGTTCATGCTCGGCAGCGTCACCGGCGACCCCACCGCCTGGCACGACGAGCCCCAGGTCGTGCGACTCTGCGGCCGCCTGACCCTCCTCCTCGGTGCCCCCGGCGCCGTCGGAGTCCTGCTGCAGGGGCCGGTCTGGCTGCTGGGCTACCAGGACGTCATCGGCACCGGCACCGCCGTCGCCGTCATCGCCGGCCTGCGCTACGGCCTGGGCTGGCCGCTGCGTATCGCGTCCTGGTCGGCCATGGTCTGGCTGCTCGCCCGCAACGCGACACCGCTCGAGTCCGCGGCGCCCGACGCACCCGCCTGA
- a CDS encoding OB-fold nucleic acid binding domain-containing protein, which produces MAEKSRLRRTISKWANPDDTYARDMRATYVGSGKVSIAEAPDRELVTLRGTIRTVTVRPRGGVPALEAELYDGSGVLTIVWLGRRRIAGIDPGRSVQVRARIGVHDGHRIIYNPRYELISG; this is translated from the coding sequence ATGGCCGAGAAGAGCCGGCTGCGGCGCACCATCAGCAAGTGGGCCAACCCCGACGACACCTACGCCCGCGACATGCGGGCGACCTACGTCGGCTCCGGCAAGGTCTCGATCGCCGAGGCCCCCGACCGTGAGCTGGTCACGCTGCGCGGGACCATCCGCACGGTGACCGTGCGCCCGCGCGGCGGCGTACCCGCCCTCGAGGCGGAGCTCTACGACGGCTCCGGGGTGCTCACGATCGTCTGGCTGGGGCGCCGCCGGATCGCCGGCATCGACCCGGGCCGCTCGGTCCAGGTGCGCGCCCGCATCGGCGTCCACGACGGCCACCGGATCATCTACAACCCGCGCTACGAGCTGATCTCCGGATGA
- a CDS encoding DUF3710 domain-containing protein: MKFRRKSADDTASEALAEEAAAAGAADAVQGPFDADDIPDDGAERVDLGSLLIVPPADRELRMQVDEASGNVQSVMLAGPDGAVEIRAFAAPRHGDLWSEVRPKIAADMAQRGGTASERDGRFGPELVCEIQVQRPEGNAVQHSRIVGINGSRWLLRATFLGAPARDADGADAWEDLLTSIAVRRGSNPMMVGEPLPLVLPESARRVEG; this comes from the coding sequence GTGAAGTTCCGCCGCAAGTCCGCCGACGACACGGCATCGGAGGCCCTCGCCGAGGAGGCTGCCGCCGCCGGCGCAGCCGACGCGGTCCAGGGTCCCTTCGACGCCGACGACATCCCCGACGACGGCGCCGAGCGCGTCGACCTCGGGTCGCTGCTCATCGTCCCGCCCGCCGACCGCGAGCTGCGCATGCAGGTCGACGAGGCCTCCGGCAACGTGCAGTCGGTCATGCTGGCGGGCCCCGACGGGGCCGTCGAGATCCGTGCCTTCGCGGCCCCGCGTCACGGTGACCTGTGGAGCGAGGTGCGACCCAAGATCGCCGCCGACATGGCCCAGCGCGGCGGTACCGCCAGCGAGCGCGACGGGCGCTTCGGCCCCGAGCTGGTCTGCGAGATCCAGGTCCAGCGCCCCGAGGGCAACGCGGTGCAGCACTCCCGCATCGTCGGCATCAACGGCTCGCGCTGGCTGCTGCGCGCCACCTTCCTCGGCGCCCCCGCCCGCGACGCCGACGGCGCCGATGCGTGGGAGGACCTGCTCACCTCGATCGCCGTACGCCGGGGCAGCAACCCCATGATGGTGGGCGAGCCGCTGCCGTTGGTGCTGCCCGAGAGCGCTCGCCGCGTCGAGGGCTGA
- the dut gene encoding dUTP diphosphatase: MPDLEIQVLRLDRDLPLPAYAHPGDAGADLLTTVDLTLAPGERILVPTGVALALPDGFVALVHPRSGLAARHGLSIVNTPGTVDAGYRGEIKVLLVNHDPREPIELRRGDRIAQLVVQRVERAAFVEVDRLPDSARGGGGYGSTGGFAAATRPDEPA, from the coding sequence GTGCCCGACCTCGAGATCCAGGTGCTCCGCCTCGACCGTGACCTCCCGCTGCCGGCGTACGCCCACCCCGGCGACGCCGGTGCCGACCTGCTCACCACGGTCGACCTGACGCTGGCGCCGGGGGAGCGGATCCTCGTGCCGACGGGCGTGGCGCTGGCGCTCCCCGACGGGTTCGTGGCCCTGGTGCATCCCCGGTCGGGTCTCGCGGCCCGGCACGGGCTGTCGATCGTCAACACCCCCGGCACCGTCGATGCCGGCTACCGCGGCGAGATCAAGGTGCTCCTGGTCAACCACGACCCCCGGGAGCCGATCGAGCTGCGCCGCGGCGACCGGATCGCACAGCTGGTGGTGCAGCGCGTCGAGCGTGCCGCGTTCGTCGAGGTCGACCGACTGCCCGACAGCGCACGGGGAGGCGGGGGCTACGGTTCTACCGGTGGGTTCGCTGCCGCGACGCGCCCTGATGAGCCCGCCTGA
- a CDS encoding DUF3093 domain-containing protein, translating into MATAYDERLGVPLRWWVQGSMLVASLWLALIVAVPGVVAWAVTAVALGLLTLLLRGYGSTRIVVGDGTLRVGRARIEAHHLGAVEALDADAARRAAGVDADARAFLLLRPYLSRAVRVEITDPADPAPYWLVSTRHPDALAGAVAELTQRPTV; encoded by the coding sequence GTGGCGACGGCGTACGACGAGAGGCTCGGCGTCCCGCTGCGTTGGTGGGTCCAGGGCTCGATGCTCGTCGCGTCGCTCTGGCTGGCGCTGATCGTGGCCGTCCCGGGTGTCGTCGCCTGGGCGGTCACCGCCGTCGCGCTCGGCCTGCTGACGCTGCTGCTGCGCGGCTACGGCAGCACCCGCATCGTCGTCGGCGACGGCACCCTGCGGGTGGGTCGTGCCCGGATCGAGGCGCACCACCTGGGCGCCGTCGAGGCCCTCGACGCCGACGCGGCCCGCCGCGCGGCCGGCGTCGACGCCGACGCACGCGCGTTCCTGCTGCTGCGGCCCTACCTGTCGCGCGCCGTGCGGGTCGAGATCACCGACCCGGCCGACCCGGCGCCGTACTGGTTGGTGAGCACGCGACACCCCGATGCCCTCGCCGGTGCCGTGGCAGAGCTGACCCAGCGTCCGACCGTCTGA
- a CDS encoding DUF4235 domain-containing protein — translation MAKKDASGATDSSKIWSVFSLVSALGAAAVAKKGLNASWKTATRKPPPENPADPDVQLREAVAWAVFSGAFVGLARMLAQRRAASYYARSTGRLPPGLGKDGK, via the coding sequence ATGGCCAAGAAAGACGCCTCCGGCGCCACTGACAGCTCCAAGATCTGGTCGGTCTTCTCGCTCGTCTCGGCGCTCGGTGCCGCAGCCGTGGCCAAGAAGGGCCTCAACGCCAGCTGGAAGACCGCGACGCGCAAGCCGCCTCCGGAGAACCCGGCCGACCCCGACGTCCAGCTGCGCGAGGCCGTCGCCTGGGCCGTCTTCAGCGGCGCCTTCGTCGGCCTGGCCCGGATGCTCGCCCAGCGCCGGGCCGCGTCCTACTACGCCCGCTCGACCGGTCGGCTCCCACCCGGCCTCGGCAAGGACGGCAAGTAG
- a CDS encoding DUF4193 domain-containing protein produces MATDYDAPRKNEEDQSEESIEELKARRHDKNSGKVDEDETEAAEAFELPGADLSHEELAVEVKPKQEDEFTCMSCFLVHHRSQLADEKKLICRDCI; encoded by the coding sequence ATGGCTACTGACTACGACGCACCGCGCAAGAACGAGGAAGACCAGTCCGAGGAGAGCATCGAAGAGCTCAAGGCGCGACGGCACGACAAGAACTCCGGCAAGGTCGACGAGGACGAGACGGAGGCCGCCGAGGCCTTCGAGCTCCCCGGAGCCGACCTCTCCCACGAGGAGCTGGCGGTCGAGGTGAAGCCCAAGCAGGAGGACGAGTTCACCTGCATGAGCTGTTTCCTCGTGCATCACCGCAGCCAGCTGGCCGACGAGAAGAAGCTCATCTGCCGCGACTGCATCTGA